A DNA window from candidate division WOR-3 bacterium contains the following coding sequences:
- the glgB gene encoding 1,4-alpha-glucan branching protein GlgB yields MTAIVHGPSLLTTEDIWLFREGKHFRLYEKLGAHIVGTKSAEGRTHHTPCLMPAGSGCGVLFAVWAPNAKAVSVIGDFNDWNPDSHPLAVRWDGSGIWEGFVFSGSSGQQSEDAVCRVPGTALAGVRYKFRITTRDGRQFDKADPFAFYCETPPGTASRLWNLNYEWHDTEWLKHRGKSDWHHSPVSIYEVHAGSWRRKNGQSLTWRNLADELVPYVKEQGFTHVEFLPVMEHPYYGSWGYQTLGYFAPTARFGVPQDLMYLIDHLHQAGIGVILDWSPAHFPDDAHGLAWFDGTCLYEHEDPRQGRHPDWHSLIFNYGRNEVRSFLVSSALFWLDKYHADGLRVDAVASMLYLDYSRKPGEWVPNREGGRENLEAIEFIRTFNTIGYRYHPGIQTFAEESTAWPLVSRPVDSGGLGFGFKWNMGWMHDTLDYLSRDPVYRKYHHGRLTFSMLYAFAENFVLPLSHDEVVHGKGSLLAKMPGDEWQKFANLRLLLAYQYLHPGKKLLFMGGEFGQRQEWNHDAGLQWELFEHQPHRGVALLVRDLNRLYRVEPALYQLDNEPDGFRWVDCQDAAASVVSFLRRSQGSSELLAAANFTPVPRHDYRIGVPRAGAWQELLNTDAREYGGSGLGNLGRVESEPVPMHGFAQSVSLTLPPLAMVVFKPGPGADRRV; encoded by the coding sequence TACTGTTTGCGGTGTGGGCGCCGAATGCAAAGGCGGTGTCGGTCATTGGTGACTTCAACGATTGGAATCCGGATTCACATCCGCTAGCAGTGCGATGGGACGGTTCTGGCATCTGGGAAGGCTTTGTCTTCTCAGGGAGCTCAGGGCAACAAAGTGAGGACGCAGTGTGCCGAGTACCGGGGACGGCACTCGCTGGTGTGAGATACAAGTTTCGGATAACGACAAGGGATGGACGCCAGTTCGACAAAGCCGATCCGTTCGCGTTCTACTGCGAGACACCGCCCGGCACCGCTTCCCGTTTGTGGAACCTCAACTACGAGTGGCATGACACCGAGTGGCTGAAACACCGGGGCAAGTCAGACTGGCACCATTCGCCGGTTTCAATTTACGAGGTCCACGCCGGTTCTTGGCGCAGAAAGAACGGTCAAAGTTTGACCTGGCGCAACTTGGCAGATGAACTTGTGCCTTATGTCAAGGAACAGGGCTTTACCCACGTGGAATTCCTGCCGGTGATGGAACATCCTTACTACGGCTCGTGGGGTTATCAGACCCTTGGTTACTTCGCTCCGACCGCAAGGTTTGGGGTGCCTCAGGACCTGATGTACTTGATAGACCACCTGCATCAGGCTGGCATTGGCGTCATCCTTGACTGGTCACCCGCACATTTCCCGGACGACGCGCACGGGCTTGCATGGTTTGATGGCACCTGTTTGTATGAGCACGAGGACCCACGGCAGGGGCGGCACCCGGATTGGCACTCACTGATTTTCAACTATGGCCGCAACGAAGTGCGCTCTTTTCTCGTGTCAAGCGCTCTGTTCTGGCTTGACAAGTACCATGCTGATGGTCTGCGGGTGGATGCAGTAGCCTCGATGCTCTATCTAGATTACTCGCGCAAGCCGGGCGAGTGGGTGCCAAACCGGGAAGGCGGCAGAGAGAACCTCGAGGCAATCGAATTCATCAGGACTTTCAACACCATTGGTTATCGGTATCATCCCGGCATCCAGACGTTTGCCGAGGAGTCAACCGCCTGGCCACTAGTTTCGCGGCCGGTTGATAGCGGCGGGCTCGGGTTCGGATTCAAGTGGAATATGGGCTGGATGCACGACACGCTGGATTATCTTTCCCGTGACCCGGTTTATCGCAAGTATCATCACGGTCGTCTTACGTTCTCAATGCTGTATGCCTTTGCTGAAAACTTTGTTCTGCCCTTATCTCATGACGAGGTAGTACACGGCAAGGGTTCGTTGCTGGCGAAGATGCCGGGCGATGAGTGGCAGAAGTTCGCCAACCTGCGACTGCTCCTTGCCTATCAGTATCTGCATCCGGGCAAGAAACTTCTTTTCATGGGAGGTGAGTTTGGGCAACGGCAGGAGTGGAATCACGACGCGGGACTGCAATGGGAGCTGTTTGAACACCAGCCACACCGGGGTGTTGCTCTGCTTGTACGCGACCTGAACCGGTTGTACCGCGTCGAGCCAGCACTGTACCAACTGGACAACGAACCGGACGGCTTTCGCTGGGTTGACTGTCAGGACGCGGCGGCAAGTGTCGTTTCCTTTCTGCGCCGCAGCCAAGGATCCTCGGAGTTGCTTGCTGCCGCCAATTTCACCCCCGTGCCGAGGCACGACTATCGCATCGGTGTGCCGCGGGCCGGAGCATGGCAGGAACTCCTAAACACCGATGCCCGCGAATATGGCGGTTCAGGGTTGGGTAATCTCGGCCGGGTCGAGTCCGAGCCGGTGCCGATGCACGGATTTGCACAATCTGTCAGCCTCACGCTGCCGCCACTGGCGATGGTGGTATTCAAACCCGGACCCGGTGCAGACCGTCGGGTGTGA